A window of the Xenopus laevis strain J_2021 chromosome 9_10L, Xenopus_laevis_v10.1, whole genome shotgun sequence genome harbors these coding sequences:
- the tmprss15.L gene encoding transmembrane serine protease 15 L homeolog precursor codes for MNCFYLIRALLLLNLGICGFAEADEELSETCGKPVVVNSRIVGGQDTKKGQNPWQVILWLPGTAHCGGTLISSNFVVTAAQCVVGVNASSVIVILGAYKITGNHKEEVPVLVKRIIIHPKYNESDYPNDVALLELSRKVSFTNFILPACLPTPSTEFLPGHSCIVTGWGALDVKSTKPRPVILQEAEMRLITVEHCKIFYSLLANNIIITESMVCASDIHGGKDICYNDIGGPLVCHDGEQWYLVGVVSIGFGCGIGFPGVYTSVPAYMKWIRSFIPAVSSGSEGLGSFPVVALEFHGLMSFSLSLCSLFWVTLQNPMFTLILSVATWVRS; via the exons GTATCTGTGGATTTGCTGAGGCAGATGAAGAACTAT CTGAGACCTGTGGGAAACCTGTGGTGGTCAACAGCCGCATTGTGGGAGGACAGGATACAAAGAAGGGGCAGAACCCCTGGCAAGTGATCTTGTGGCTTCCTGGTACAGCCCATTGTGGTGGAACCCTCATCAGCAGCAACTTTGTTGTGACTGCAGCCCAATGTGTGGTGGG ggtaaacgcCTCCTCTGTAATTGTCATCCTTGGGGCCTACAAAATAACTGGAAACCACAAAGAGGAAGTTCCTGTTCTAGTGAAACGGATCATAATACATCCTAAGTACAATGAATCTGATTATCCTAATGACGTTGCTCTTCTAGAACTTTCTCGGAAGGTGTCCTTCACAAACTTCATCCTTCCAGCCTGTCTGCCTACACCTTCCACTGAATTTCTGCCCGGGCACAGTTGTATAGTAACTGGCTGGGGAGCCCTTGACGTTAAGA GTACCAAGCCGAGGCCTGTTATTCTACAAGAGGCAGAAATGCGTTTGATAACTGTAGAGCATTGCAAGATCTTTTATAGTCTATTggcaaacaatattattattacagaatctATGGTATGTGCAAGCGACATCCATGGAGGAAAAGATATCTGCTAT AATGATATTGGGGGACCCCTAGTTTGTCATGATGGGGAGCAGTGGTACTTGGTTGGAGTGGTGAGCATAGGATTTGGTTGTGGAATTGGCTTTCCTGGAGTTTATACTTCTGTCCCTGCCTATATGAAATGGATCCGATCATTTATCCCTGCTGTCTCCAGTGGATCAGAAGGACTAGGATCGTTCCCTGTGGTGGCACTTGAGTTCCATGGCCTGATGTCCTTCagcctctctctctgttctctctTCTG ggtgACCCTGCAAAACCCCATGTTTACTTTGATTCTGAGTGTTGCTACTTGGGTGAGGTCCTGA
- the LOC108703882 gene encoding serine protease 27 has protein sequence MEDLYYEDCGKPWIKTRIVGGVNAVHGEWPWQVNLRRPGGDFICGGVLISSKWVVTAAHCVSVRIYDFLIVTLGDHDLDVADSEETSIAVKRIISYPSFDSTQKAHDISLLELEKEVPASRFIIPVCLPTASVMFPEDLCCWVTGWGQIGEGSEYLYALTLSNGPLDSSTFPRCSLFIIYIYIQYKCKCSKCQNVLTIHLPLTVNLPRPKILRKVHVKLISNEKCNGFRQIPDFHGFILETVEDDMICAGYAEGGKDACNGDSGGPLVCKKDDRWLLAGVVSKGSGCGKKNRNKVYTRLTSYVNWILENAPEAAKNVLGVEFQSPPMGQCVS, from the exons atggaagacttatatTATGAGG ACTGTGGAAAACCTTGGATAAAAACACGAATCGTGGGTGGTGTAAATGCAGTTCATGGTGAGTGGCCCTGGCAAGTGAATCTTCGTCGACCTGGAGGTGATTTTATCTGTGGAGGAGTCCTCATCAGCAGCAAATGGGTTGTGACTGCCGCTCACTGTGTCAGTGT taGAATCTATGATTTTTTAATCGTTACTCTTGGGGACCATGATCTGGATGTGGCAGATTCTGAGGAAACGTCGATAGCCGTTAAACGTATCATCAGTTACCCCAGTTTTGACAGTACACAAAAGGCCCATGACATCAGTCTTTTGGAGCTTGAAAAGGAGGTGCCCGCAAGCAGATTCATCATCCCGGTTTGCCTGCCCACAGCTAGTGTGATGTTCCCAGAAGACCTGTGTTGTTGGGTGACCGGCTGGGGTCAGATCGGTGAAGGCAGTGAGTATTTATATGCACTTACACTCTCCAATGGCCCATTAGATTCCTCCACCTTTCCACGATGCTCattatttatcatatatatata CATACA atataaatgcaaatgttctAAATGTCAAAATGTATTAACCATCCACCTTCCACTCACAGTTAACCTGCCAAGACCTAAGATTCTGAGAAAAGTGCATGTCAAATTGATAAGTAATGAGAAGTGCAACGGTTTTAGGCAAATCCCTGATTTTCATGGCTTTATATTGGAAACAGTTGAGGATGACATGATATGCGCGGGATATGCTGAAGGGGGAAAAGATGCCTGCAAT ggtgattctGGGGGGCCCTTGGTTTGTAAAAAGGACGACCGCTGGCTCTTGGCTGGAGTGGTGAGCAAGGGATCTGGGTGTGGAAAGAAAAACCGGAACAAAGTCTACACCCGTCTCACTTCCTATGTGAACTGGATTCTGGAAAATGCTCCAGAAGCTGCTAAGAACGTGCTTGGTGTGGAATTCCAATCTCCACCTATGGGGCAATGCGTTAGTTAG